The following proteins come from a genomic window of Rhodohalobacter sp. 614A:
- a CDS encoding BON domain-containing protein: MRDDEKILADVAHQLDWDDRIESKEISIKVMNGNVDLEGKVPTMTGKSAAYDDAQQVDGVVSVANNLDVQMISTHTIPGDVQLQEHVRNSLSINSDVQSYSIDVTVDNGWVTLEGTVDAFWEKISAEKEVLDINGVLGVSNNLAVVPTDDFKDEIIAEEIVNALERNVQVTADDIEVTVMNGSVTLSGSVKTFSARNAAFESALYTPGVTGVNNRIVVG, encoded by the coding sequence ATGAGAGATGATGAAAAAATACTTGCAGACGTAGCCCATCAATTAGACTGGGATGACCGAATCGAATCGAAAGAAATTAGTATCAAGGTCATGAACGGAAATGTAGACCTTGAAGGAAAAGTCCCAACAATGACGGGCAAATCTGCAGCGTACGATGATGCTCAACAGGTTGATGGCGTTGTTTCCGTAGCGAACAACCTGGACGTACAAATGATATCAACCCATACCATTCCGGGTGATGTACAACTTCAAGAACATGTGCGCAATTCGCTAAGTATTAATAGTGATGTGCAATCGTATTCTATTGATGTAACAGTCGATAATGGCTGGGTAACTCTCGAAGGCACTGTTGATGCTTTTTGGGAGAAAATCTCTGCCGAAAAAGAAGTGCTTGATATTAACGGCGTATTGGGTGTCAGCAATAATCTTGCAGTGGTTCCCACGGATGATTTTAAAGACGAAATCATTGCGGAAGAGATTGTAAATGCGCTTGAACGGAATGTTCAGGTGACTGCCGATGATATCGAAGTAACGGTAATGAATGGCAGTGTAACTCTTTCTGGATCTGTAAAAACGTTTAGTGCAAGAAACGCTGCTTTTGAATCTGCGCTTTACACTCCGGGAGTTACCGGTGTGAATAACAGAATTGTAGTGGGTTAA
- a CDS encoding AraC family transcriptional regulator: MDWLDKMNGAMNYIEDHLTDEVDYFEVARVARCSEYHFRRMFPFMTGISLSEYIRRRRLSLAASELSDRELSIATIAQKVGYDSPDSFTRAFKNWHGITPSEVQKGGQSIKAYPRMSFHMSIKGGTEMNHRIIKKEAFTIVGVMKRIQIIFEGVNQEIVDLRKSLDTDTIAELTSLCNTEPRGLIHASTNFDEGRMEENGELDHYIGVATTKSAVKDFATLQVPSSSWAVFEIEDSSAEKIQNTWGRIFSEWFPESRYELSEGPEMLLNKEIENSSDKQYSEIWIPVKKAS; the protein is encoded by the coding sequence ATGGATTGGCTTGATAAGATGAACGGTGCCATGAATTATATCGAAGATCATCTGACGGATGAGGTCGATTATTTTGAAGTGGCCCGGGTTGCCAGGTGCTCAGAATATCATTTCCGAAGGATGTTTCCCTTTATGACAGGAATTTCTCTGTCGGAATACATTCGCCGCAGGCGTCTTTCCCTTGCTGCTTCTGAACTATCTGATAGGGAACTGTCTATTGCAACTATCGCCCAAAAGGTTGGTTATGACTCGCCAGACTCTTTTACCCGGGCGTTTAAAAACTGGCATGGCATCACACCATCAGAAGTCCAAAAAGGCGGGCAATCGATCAAAGCCTATCCTCGAATGAGTTTTCACATGTCCATAAAAGGAGGTACTGAAATGAACCATCGAATTATCAAAAAAGAAGCTTTTACCATCGTCGGAGTGATGAAACGGATTCAAATCATTTTTGAGGGAGTGAACCAGGAAATTGTCGATCTGCGAAAGAGCCTGGATACTGATACAATTGCGGAGCTCACATCCCTTTGCAATACTGAACCCAGGGGATTGATTCATGCATCCACGAATTTTGACGAAGGCCGGATGGAGGAAAATGGGGAATTAGATCATTACATCGGAGTAGCTACAACCAAGTCGGCTGTTAAGGATTTTGCAACTCTTCAGGTTCCGTCATCTTCGTGGGCTGTCTTCGAAATTGAGGATTCTTCAGCAGAAAAAATCCAAAACACATGGGGACGAATTTTTTCGGAGTGGTTTCCCGAATCCCGGTATGAACTATCCGAAGGACCTGAAATGCTCTTGAATAAAGAGATTGAAAATTCCTCAGATAAACAATACAGCGAAATCTGGATTCCGGTTAAAAAAGCTTCCTAA